In Seonamhaeicola sp. S2-3, the genomic window GGTTGGGGACTGGGTTTATCTCTCACAAAACGAATTATTGAAGATTTTCATAATGGTAAAATAAAAGTGCTTAATTCTGAAAAAGGCAAGGGAACAACCATTCAAATTAACTTAAAGTCAGCTTAAAAAGTTATGAAGGAATCATTTATTAATTTAAAGGAAGTTGTTTTAAAAAATAACTGTCCAGAATGCTATAGTAAAGAGGGGTTACGTTTAACCTTTCAACAAAAAATAGTAGAAACTAAATTCTACAAATCTATCACCTCACAGGTTAACCATATTTTAGAGTGTAAAGTTTGTAACACCACCATTTACCCAATACAATGGACTAATGACATTGAACGCGTATTTGAATACCAACAAAAAACAGTACAACCCAAAAAAGCTTCTAAATATTTAAAACAAGCTTCTTGGGTTGCTATTTTATTATTTATTTTACTAATTATTATAATTTCAGTATTGGCAATATACCCTAATTTATAAGTGGGCTTTAATAACATTAGCTATTGCCTTAAACTCTTCAGTAGATAGGTTTTCTTTTTTTATAAAGCGTGCATCTTCCATTGTGTGTAACGGAATTAGATGTACATGGACATGAGGAACTTCTAAACCAATAACAGAAATACCAACTCTTTCACATGGAATTGCTTTTTCAATGGCCATAGCTACGGTTCTTGAAAAACTCATTAACCCATTATAGGTAGCTTCATCTAAATCAAAAATTTTATCTACCTCTTTTTTGGGGACACATAACGTATGCCCTTTACTATTGGGATTAATATCAAGAAAAGCAAAAAATGCCTCTGTTTCGGCAATTTTGTAACAGGGTATTTCGCCATTAATTATTTTTGTGAAAATAGAAGCCATAAATGTTATCTGGTTATTTCAATAATATCAAATTTCATAACACCACTTGGCACTTGAATTTCTGCTACATCGCCAACAGACTTTCCTAACAACCCTTTTCCTATAGGCGAGTTTACCGATATTTTACCGCTTTTTAGGTCGGCTTCACTTTCGGCTACCAAAGTATAAGTCATTTCCATACCATTGGTTTGATTTTTTATTTTAACAGTAGATAATGCTAAAACTTTAGATGTATCTAATTGAGATTCATCAATAATTCTTGCATTTGCTAAAGTTTCTTCCATTTTAGAAATTTTCATTTCTAATAGACCTTGTGCTTCTTTGGCAGCATCGTATTCGGCATTTTCACTTAAATCACCTTTATCTCTTGCTTCTGCAATAGCTTGTGACGCCTTAGGACGCTCAACGTCTTTTAAATAATTTAACTCGTCTCTTAATTTTTTTAGTCCCTCTGCTGTGTAATAAGATACTTTACTCATAACTTCATCGTTTAATAATTAATGATATTTAAACGTTATCGAATGTTGTTTCGAAATTTAAATAGCATAACCCTTATAAATTTTTTTTGGGGCATTATTATTTAATAAAAAGATGCTGAACATAGTCAGCATCAAAAAAAATCCCGCTTCCACGAGATTACAAATACAAATATACAAAATATTTATATGGTTTATCTTTTATTGTAAATTGCAACGCTTATATTAATTATAATGAAATTATTTTATTCCTTTATTTGTTTGTTTGTTTTAAGTGCCTGTAGCGGCAATTCTGAAGAAAACGAAAACTGTAAGTTTTTATTAGACATAAATGTTTATGAAACTATAAACCTAAGTTTACCGCAATACAGCCAATTACCATTTGTTGGAAATTCGGTTTATATTCCTAATGCAGGTAATGCGGGGATTATAGTTGTAAACACAGGTATTGGTTACTACGCTTGGGATGCTAGCGACCCTAATGAAATACCTAGCGACTGTTCTACTTTAGTTCCTTCTGGATTAGAAGCTACTGGAGGTTGCTCTAATAACAAATATAGTCTTGTTACTGGCGAGCCTCTTGAAAATGCAGAATTACAGTGTTCTTTAAAGTTTTATAGGGTTGAGCAGAATGGTAATTACCTAACTATTTATAATTAACCTATTCCGTTTTTTAAATTTAAGAGTTTTGCTTTTGGAAATTGTTCTTTTAGAAAAGCAATAGCTTTTTGGCTTCTAATGCCAGATTTACAATACACAACCAAAGGCTTTTCAGTGGAAATATTTTGAAACTTAGTAGCTAATTCACCTAAAGGAATATGTTGCCCACCAATACTATGCTGTACGCGTTCCCATGACTCTCTTACATCTAATAAATTATATGCGGCTTTATTAGCGTTTAAGGTTTCTATTGAAATACTTTCTGCTGGCTTATCAATACAACAAAACACATTATAATCAGTTTCTAAAGTTGTAATTTTTAGTGCTTCATCTTTACTAAAGTCAAATAACATTTGGTGCATATTTAACACATTAAAGGTTAAAAGTTTCCCAGATAAAACAGTGCCTTTTTCTAATATTATTTTTAAAACTTCATTAGCCTGATAACACCCAACAATGCCTGGTAAAACACCTAAAACACCAACATCAGAGCATGAAGGTACAGAACCTACACTTGGTGGTGTTGGGTATAAACACCTGTATGTTGGTCCGTTTTTATAATTAAACACAGATAGTTGCGCTTCAAACTTAAAAATAGAACCAAAAACAAGAGGTTTATTGGTAATTACCGCGGCATCATTACATAAATACCGTGTTTGAAAATTATCAGAACCATCAACAATAATATCATATTCTGAAAATATATTGATGGCATTTTGTGATGACAAATACACTTCAAAAACTTTAAAATCAACATGAGGGTTAAGTCGTTTTAATCGGTTTGAAGCCGTTAAAGCTTTAGATTTACCAACATCGTCAATAGTATATAATATTTGACGGTGTAAATTGCTCACATCTACCACATCACCATCAACAATACCAATTGTACCAACACCTGCAGCCGTTAAGTATTGTAAAACAGGGCAACCCAAACCACCAGCACCAATAACTAATACTTTTGCCTGTTTTAATTTCTCTTGTCCTTTAAGTCCAATTTCATCAAGAATAATATGTCTGCTATATATATTTTTTTCGTTATCCGTTAGCATTTTTTGGCTATTTAAAATATTCCCAATCTTTCCAAACAGGCTCTAAACCTTGCTGTTTTAGCATTTGGGCAATTGATTCGGTAGGGCGCTCATCAGATATTTCAAACTGTTCTAAAGTTTGAGGATCTACAGTGTAACCACCTGGATTTGTTTTACTTTCTGCACTTACCGATGTAATGCCCAAATGCACCATGTGATTTCTAAATGCTTCACTTTCTCTGGTAGACAGAGATAACTCAACATCTTCATCTAACAATCTGAAAGCACAAATGGTTTGCACCAAGTCTTTATCGGTCATTTCTACTTTAGGTTCTAAACCTCCACTATGCGGACGCAAACGCGGAAATGAAATAGAATACTTTGTTTTCCAATAGGTTTTTTGCAAATATTTAAGGTGCAATGCTGTGAAAAAACTATCGGCACGCCAATCTTCTAAACCAAATAAAGCCCCTAAACCAATTTTATGAATACCTGCTTTACCTAACCTGTCGGGAGTTTCTAAACGGTAATTAAAATTAGATTTTCTTCCTTTAGGATGATGCTTTTTATATTCGGCTTTATGGTAGGTTTCTTGATACACCAAAACGGCATATAAACCGGCATCAATTAAGGTTTCGTATTCATTTTGGTTTAATGGCTGCACCTCAATTGTAATGTTAGAAAATTTGTTTTTTATAAGTTCAATGGCATGTTTAATGTAAGGCACACCCACGGTTTTATTTGCTTCGCCAGTAACTAATAAAATGTGGTCATATCCTTTATTTTTTATGAAGTCAACTTCTTTTAAAATTTCGGCATCTGTTAAAGTTCTTCGCGGAATTTTATTGGTCATACTAAAACCACAATAGGTACAAATATTTTGACATTCATTAGACAAATACATTGGGATATACATTTGAATAGTGTTGCCAAAACGCTTTTTAGTTATAGCTTTACTTTGCGCTGCCATTTGTTCTAAATACGGTGCTGCTTCAGGCGATAAAAGTGCTTTAAAATCTTCTAAATCTCTTTTTGTTGAATTTAAAGCAACAACTACATCATTAGCTGTTTTGGCATTTATGCTTGCTAAGGCTTCATCCCAATTATATGTATTAAAAATGTTTTGAAATGTTTGACTCATAACTCGGATTTCATTTTTCAAAATCAATTAAAAGTGATGTTATATATTAATTTAAGAAAGAGGTTAGTGGACTACTAGCCTGGGCATGTTGTTTTACTGTAGCCAATTTTGCATTGTATGCTAAACGGCCAGCTTCAACGGCCATTTTAAAAGCAATAGCCATTTCTACTGGGTTTTGTGATACAGCAATAGCTGTATTAACCAAAACGGCACTGGCGCCTAATTCCATAGCGTAAGCCGCGTGCGATGGTGCCCCAATACCAGCATCTACAATTACGGGTACATTACTTTGTTCAATAATTATTTCTAAAAAATCTATGGTTTTTAAACCTTTATTGGTGCCAATTGGCGCTCCTAAAGGCATAACACATTGCGCTCCTACTTCTTCTAAACGCTTACACAATACTGGGTCTGCATGAATATATGGCATAACCACAAAACCCTGTTTCACAAGTGTTTCTGCAGCTTTTAAAGTTTCAATAGGGTCTGGCAACAGGTATTTAGGATCTGGATGAATTTCTAACTTAACCCAATTAGTTTCTAAAGCTTCGCGTGCTAATTGTGCTGCAAAAACAGCCTCTTTAGCATCTCTTACCCCAGATGTATTTGGCAGTAAATTCACGTGCGGCTGTTGTATACTTTGTAGCATTTTATCATTTTGATTTTCTGCATCAACGCGCTTTAAAGCTACTGTTACCAATTCACTTTCTGAAGCTAGAATAGCCTGAGCCATTACATTGTTTGAACTAAATTTTCCGGTACCTGTAAACAGTCTAGATTTAAATTCTTTATCGGCTATTTTTAATATATCGTTCATTTTTTTTAATTTTTAAAGCTGTAGCGTTGCTCTTGCATACTACCAGCATTTAACAGCGTATGAAGTGCTTTAATTTTATTAAAATCGCGTGTTATTTCTCCTGAAATTGCTATACCGTGAATGCCTGTTTTTAACAATTCTGGCACGTCATTTATGGTAATACCTCCAATAGCTATAATAGGGATACTAGCATTTAAAGCATCAATAATTGACAAATAACCGTTTGCACCTAAAATAGGGCTTAACTGTTTTTTTGTTGTAGTAAATCTAAACGGTCCTAAACCTATATAATCTACCTTTTCTTTAATGCGCTGTTGGCAATCATCTAGCGTATTGGCTGTTCCGCCAATTATTTGCCAACTTTTTAAAGTTTTTCTTGCTATTATTGGGTTAGCATCTGTTTTTCCTAAGTGCACACCGTCGGCATTTACAGCTTCAACAATTTTATAATGGTCGTTAATTATTAATCTAGTTTGAAAATGGCTGGTAATATCTCTAGCTTCTTCGGCTGTTTTTAAAATCTTTTTTTCTGACACATTTTTTAAACGCAATTGCACCAATTCTGCACCGTATTGACAGGCTTTTCGAATGTTTTCTAAGTGCTCTTTAGGCGTGTTTCCTTGTGAAATATAATGAAGTTTGTTTATCATTGTTTGTTGGTTATTGGATTTTACTATGAATACCTAAAAGTGATTGGGTAGAATTTAAAAACGCTTCTATATATTTTTTTGATGCTACAGCTGCTTCATCTAGAGGCAAATTCAAACATATATTAGAAGCTAGAGCCGATGATAGCACACAACCACTACCATGTTTTTGAAACACCGTTTTAGCTTTAGGTAATATGTTTACCATTACAATACCTCTGTGGTACAACTCATCGGTTCCTTTTTTATCGGTTCGGTGACCTCCTTTTAAATAAATGTTGGTTTTACTTGCAATATGCGCTATGGTATCTTCAATATTTTTATCTGGATACAGCAATTGTATTTCATCATAATTAGGAGTTATGAGATAGCATTTTTTCCAAATAGTATTTAAAATATCTTGGTTTTCAGTTGTGTGAAAATCGAAACCAGCCGTTGCTTTTATAATGGGGTCTAAAATTATTTTAACATCGGGGTTTAGAGTATGCAATACATCCAACAAAACTGATAGTGTTTTCCAATTTTTTATGATACCAATTTTAACCACTTCAATTTTAAACCTATTAAACAAGGTTTGTACTTGAGAAATAATTAATTCTTTCTCTACCCAAATACATTCTTTAAAATCTGTATCATTTTGAATTGTAATGGCTGTGCAAACCGATAAGCCATATAAACCATGTGATTCAAAGGTTTTGATATCTGAGGTTATGCCTGCTCCACCTGAAGGGTCATGACCTGCAATGGTTAATATATATGTATGTGTTTTCATTTTATTATATAGAAATTAGTTAAAATGACATTTCATTGTTTTAAATACCTCAACTGGTGTATTACTTTGCCAAATACCACCCAAAACACCCACGCCTTTAAAACCTAGTTTATAAAATTCTGCTAGATTACTAGCAGTAACACCGCCCATACCTATTACTTTTTTATTTATATTATTAACATTAAAACCACGACCACTATAGCCCTGTTTTGAAATAGATGAAAACACCGGACTTAATAAATGGTAATTAAAAATGACTGAACAATTTTCTAGTTCATCAGGTTCATGAAACGAGGAACTAATGGTTTTTGTTTCTAAGAAACCACATGTTACGTTTAATAATTTAGCGTACTGCGCAATAAATTGTTTTTTATTTATTGAAGAAGGCATTGTGTTTAAAACCTGACGCCTTTTGGCTTCTTGAAAATGAATACCTTTTAAATTATAATTTTTTAATAGCTCATGAAAACGATGTGTTACTATGTAATTGTGATATTTTGAATCTATTTGGTTTAAGTAATCACAATGTTGCTCATAATTCATATATGGTTTACGCAAATGAAAATACTGTAACCCGTTTTTAAACAACTGCTGTAGTATATCAATTTCGTTTGTAACATTATATTCTGGCGCTATTAAAACTATCATGTTTTGTTGAGTTAGGGATTGAAGTGGAAATCCTTTTGCTTTTTCTGCAAAAGATTGCAACGGAAAGCCCGCCCACGCTTTTTCTGCGTGGGAACTCCCTTATTTTTATTTTATAAATAAATTTCTGATCCTTTTTCTTTAAACTCTTCAGATTTTTTAGTCATGCCTTTTTGAAAAATTTCGTTGTTTTCATCAATATCATTTTCGGCGGCAAAATCTCTAACTTCTTGTGATATTTTCATTGAGCAAAATTTTGGCCCGCACATTGAACAGAAATGCGCAATTTTAGCACCTTCGGCAGGTAAGGTTTCATCATGAAATTCGCGTGCTTTTTCGGGGTCTAAACCTAAGTTAAATTGGTCTTCCCAACGAAACTCAAAACGCGCTTTACTCAATGCATTATCACGGTGTTGCGCTCCTGGGTGACCTTTAGCTAAATCGGCCGCATGAGCTGCTAATTTATAAGTTACTACCCCCTTACGTACATCGTCTCTATTAGGTAAGCCTAAATGTTCTTTTGGTGTTACGTAGCATAAAACTGCGCAGCCATACCATGCTATCATTGCGGCACCAATACCCGATGTAATGTGATCATAACCAGGAGCAATATCTGTAGTTAAAGGGCCTAAGGTGTAAAATGGCGCCTCATCGCAAGCCGCTAATTGCTTTTCCATGTTTTCTTTTATCATATGCATTGGTACATGCCCTGGACCTTCAATAAAGCATTGTACTTCGTGCTTGCGCGCTAGTTTTGTTAGTTCGCCTAAAGTTTCTAATTCGGCAAATTGCGCTTGGTCATTGGCATCGGCAATTGAGCCTGGGCGTAAACCATCGCCTAAAGAAAAGGCCACATCATATTGTTTTAAAATTTCACAAATGTCTTCAAAATGTGTGTATAAAAAATTTTCTTTGTGATGCGCTAAACACCATTTTGCCATAATTGAACCACCACGAGATACAATACCTGTAACACGTTTAGCTGTCATGGGCACGTAACGTAACAAAACGCCTGCGTGAATGGTAAAATAATCTACACCTTGTTCGGCTTGTTCAATTAGGGTGTCTTTAAAAATTTCCCATGTTAAATCTTCAGCTACGCCATTTACTTTTTCTAATGCTTGGTAAATTGGCACTGTACCTACTGGTACTGGCGAGTTACGAATAATCCACTCACGTGTTTCATGAATATTTTTACCAGTAGACAAATCCATGATAGTATCTGCACCCCAACGGCATGCCCATACTGCTTTTTCTACTTCTTCTTCAATAGATGATGTAGTTGCCGAATTGCCAATATTGGCATTTACTTTAACCAAGAAATTTCTACCTAAAATCATAGGTTCACTTTCTGGGTGATTTATGTTATTTGGAATAACTGCTCGACCACGAGCTACCTCTGAACGTACAAATTCTGGTGTTATTTTTTTTGGTATTGAAGCTCCAAAATCTTGCCCTGGATGTTGTTTAGCTAATTCGGTTATTTCATCAATTTTCTGATTTTCACGAATGGCAATGTATTCCATTTCTGGAGTTATAATGCCTTTTTTAGCATAATGCAATTGAGTTACGTTTTGGCCCTTTTTAGCTTTTAATGGTTTTTTTAAGCGTGAAAAACGCATATGATTTAAACTAGCATCGTTTAAGCGTTCATTACAATATTTTGAAGAAAACTGACTTAATTGCTCTACATCATTTCTATTTAAAATCCATTGTTCACGTATTCTTTCAATACCGTTATGTACGTTAATGTCTTTTTCAGGATCTGTGTAGGGGCCTGATGTATCATATACTGTAACAGGCTCATTAGGTGTTACTTTACCCGTCATAGAATCTTTAGTATCACTTAGCGTTATTTGGCGCATAGCTACTTTAATTTCAGGGTATATTTGTCCTTTTACATAAATTTTTTTTGAATTTGGAAATGGGTTTCTTGTAATTAATTGCGCTGCTGGAGCAGTATCCTTTATTTTCATTTTTATTGTTTTTGGCCTTTGGCGTTTAATTTATTTGAATTTATATTGAATCTCATGGCTAAAAGCCAAGAGCTAACGGTTTTTACCCACCTTGAGTTGCTTGAATAATTAAAATAGTATCACCGTTTGAAAGTATTTGAGTTGCCCAATTTGCTTTTGCTATTATTTGCTCATTAATGGCTACAGCAATACCTTGGGTTGATGACACCTTATTTGCTAAAAACTGTTGTAATGAAATGTTTTTGGGTATACGTTGGGGGTTGTTGTTTACTGTTATTGTTATCATTTATACATGTTTTAAAAATGACAACTTTAGGTAGAATGCCCCGTTTTTACGAAGTGCAGGTTTTACAAAAACCCATGTATTATTTACAATAAAACATTCACTTTTCCCTACGTAAGTACTAACTTCATCAGGTTCAAAGGGTAAATCTCAGTTTCACAAAAATTGATATTTTCAATTTTAGGAAACACCCCTAAAGTTTATCTCAAACAAATATACTATTTATTTTATTGAAATAAAAAAGCACCTCAGTAATGCGATGCTTTTCCTTCCTTTAACGCTTATAGTAATTATTGCTTTCGCAGAAATAATTTAATGCTGTTTTAAAACTTTAAAGTTACACCCAATAAAAAATTAGTGGTGGCTTGTGGGTAATAATAAACCCATCCTCCTCCATAATCTACAGCATTGGAAACATATTTCTTGTTGAACATGTTATTGACCAAACCAGACAAGGTTATTGATTTAAATATTTTATTTGTGAAAATTTCATAATTAATATTAAAATCATTTATAAAATAATCATCTAACACACCTCGTTCATCTTCAACATTATTCAAATATTGTTCTCCAACATATTTACTCAACAATGATATCTGCAAATTCTCTAAAGGGTAAAAATTTAAAGCATTACCAATTATAAGTTCTGGTGAATAAGCTATAGTTGTATTTCCTAAATTTACAACACCAACATCTGTGGTTGAATTGAAATCTTTATTTTTATTACTACTTAATGCCACATTTGTTGAAGTACTAAACGCTTTACAAAATTGAATGTTAGCATCTACTTCTAAACCTAATCTGTAACTTTTACCACTTGTAGCTCTTATTGGGCTACCTACATCATCAAGCTCTCCGGTTAACACTAATTGATTTTGGTAGAACATGTAATAAATATTGGTGCTAAGAGCTACTTTTTCGGTATTATGTCTCCAACCCAATTCTATATCGTTTAAAGTTTCATTTTCGGTTACGCCATTTTCAAAATCATCTCTATTTGGTTCTCTATTGGCTCTAGCATAAGATACGTATAAACTGTTATTACTGTTTGTTTTATAGGTTAATCCTAATTTAGGATTGAAAAAACTAAAATCTGCATCTGTAATAAATTCTTCTCTATCAGAATTTAATCCATTGGTTTTATAGCTAACAAAACGTCCTTGTAAATCTATAAAACCAGTTAAAGCATCTGATAATTTAAAGGTTGCTTTTGAGAAGATGCTGAAATCGTTTTTGGTGGCATCACCATCATAGTAATGGTCTCGTATATTGGTATTTGGTGCTAAATTACTCCCCCAAATAACTTCACCAAAATGATCTCCTGTATAAGAACTCATTGACAATCCTGAAATAACTTCAATAGCATTATTCTTATATGTTACGTTAGCATTTAAAACGTAAAAATCATTATCTAACCATCTGCGAACTATAACATCAGAATCGTCTTCAATTAAATTAGCAAAATCTTCTGCAGATTCTTCCTCTTTAAACTGCTCAAAATACCCTTTCCCTTTGGTGTAATTTAAACCAATATTAGTAGACCAATTATTGTTAAATCTTTGATTCCAGTGTAATTGATAATGATCTTGCCAGTAATTATCGGTTTCATTATCATAGGTGTATGGGTTTTGTCGACGGTCTTCTTTCAACTCTTCTGCGGTTAAGCCGTACCAAGCTTGATAGGTGTATTCTTTGTTTCCAAACGTTAAGGCTTTAATTAAGGTGTTTCCATCTTTATAAATTCCTTGTAGGAAATACGATTTTAAATCGGTAAAAGCTCTGTCAACATAGCCATCAGAATCAATTTTTGAGAAACGTCCTGAAATTTCAAAATGATTGTTTATTAAACCGGTACTA contains:
- a CDS encoding thiamine phosphate synthase — its product is MIVLIAPEYNVTNEIDILQQLFKNGLQYFHLRKPYMNYEQHCDYLNQIDSKYHNYIVTHRFHELLKNYNLKGIHFQEAKRRQVLNTMPSSINKKQFIAQYAKLLNVTCGFLETKTISSSFHEPDELENCSVIFNYHLLSPVFSSISKQGYSGRGFNVNNINKKVIGMGGVTASNLAEFYKLGFKGVGVLGGIWQSNTPVEVFKTMKCHFN
- a CDS encoding thiazole synthase, with amino-acid sequence MNDILKIADKEFKSRLFTGTGKFSSNNVMAQAILASESELVTVALKRVDAENQNDKMLQSIQQPHVNLLPNTSGVRDAKEAVFAAQLAREALETNWVKLEIHPDPKYLLPDPIETLKAAETLVKQGFVVMPYIHADPVLCKRLEEVGAQCVMPLGAPIGTNKGLKTIDFLEIIIEQSNVPVIVDAGIGAPSHAAYAMELGASAVLVNTAIAVSQNPVEMAIAFKMAVEAGRLAYNAKLATVKQHAQASSPLTSFLN
- a CDS encoding HIT family protein; translation: MASIFTKIINGEIPCYKIAETEAFFAFLDINPNSKGHTLCVPKKEVDKIFDLDEATYNGLMSFSRTVAMAIEKAIPCERVGISVIGLEVPHVHVHLIPLHTMEDARFIKKENLSTEEFKAIANVIKAHL
- the greA gene encoding transcription elongation factor GreA is translated as MSKVSYYTAEGLKKLRDELNYLKDVERPKASQAIAEARDKGDLSENAEYDAAKEAQGLLEMKISKMEETLANARIIDESQLDTSKVLALSTVKIKNQTNGMEMTYTLVAESEADLKSGKISVNSPIGKGLLGKSVGDVAEIQVPSGVMKFDIIEITR
- the thiC gene encoding phosphomethylpyrimidine synthase ThiC is translated as MKIKDTAPAAQLITRNPFPNSKKIYVKGQIYPEIKVAMRQITLSDTKDSMTGKVTPNEPVTVYDTSGPYTDPEKDINVHNGIERIREQWILNRNDVEQLSQFSSKYCNERLNDASLNHMRFSRLKKPLKAKKGQNVTQLHYAKKGIITPEMEYIAIRENQKIDEITELAKQHPGQDFGASIPKKITPEFVRSEVARGRAVIPNNINHPESEPMILGRNFLVKVNANIGNSATTSSIEEEVEKAVWACRWGADTIMDLSTGKNIHETREWIIRNSPVPVGTVPIYQALEKVNGVAEDLTWEIFKDTLIEQAEQGVDYFTIHAGVLLRYVPMTAKRVTGIVSRGGSIMAKWCLAHHKENFLYTHFEDICEILKQYDVAFSLGDGLRPGSIADANDQAQFAELETLGELTKLARKHEVQCFIEGPGHVPMHMIKENMEKQLAACDEAPFYTLGPLTTDIAPGYDHITSGIGAAMIAWYGCAVLCYVTPKEHLGLPNRDDVRKGVVTYKLAAHAADLAKGHPGAQHRDNALSKARFEFRWEDQFNLGLDPEKAREFHDETLPAEGAKIAHFCSMCGPKFCSMKISQEVRDFAAENDIDENNEIFQKGMTKKSEEFKEKGSEIYL
- a CDS encoding HesA/MoeB/ThiF family protein, which translates into the protein MLTDNEKNIYSRHIILDEIGLKGQEKLKQAKVLVIGAGGLGCPVLQYLTAAGVGTIGIVDGDVVDVSNLHRQILYTIDDVGKSKALTASNRLKRLNPHVDFKVFEVYLSSQNAINIFSEYDIIVDGSDNFQTRYLCNDAAVITNKPLVFGSIFKFEAQLSVFNYKNGPTYRCLYPTPPSVGSVPSCSDVGVLGVLPGIVGCYQANEVLKIILEKGTVLSGKLLTFNVLNMHQMLFDFSKDEALKITTLETDYNVFCCIDKPAESISIETLNANKAAYNLLDVRESWERVQHSIGGQHIPLGELATKFQNISTEKPLVVYCKSGIRSQKAIAFLKEQFPKAKLLNLKNGIG
- the thiS gene encoding sulfur carrier protein ThiS, encoding MITITVNNNPQRIPKNISLQQFLANKVSSTQGIAVAINEQIIAKANWATQILSNGDTILIIQATQGG
- the thiE gene encoding thiamine phosphate synthase, yielding MINKLHYISQGNTPKEHLENIRKACQYGAELVQLRLKNVSEKKILKTAEEARDITSHFQTRLIINDHYKIVEAVNADGVHLGKTDANPIIARKTLKSWQIIGGTANTLDDCQQRIKEKVDYIGLGPFRFTTTKKQLSPILGANGYLSIIDALNASIPIIAIGGITINDVPELLKTGIHGIAISGEITRDFNKIKALHTLLNAGSMQEQRYSFKN
- the thiH gene encoding 2-iminoacetate synthase ThiH; the protein is MSQTFQNIFNTYNWDEALASINAKTANDVVVALNSTKRDLEDFKALLSPEAAPYLEQMAAQSKAITKKRFGNTIQMYIPMYLSNECQNICTYCGFSMTNKIPRRTLTDAEILKEVDFIKNKGYDHILLVTGEANKTVGVPYIKHAIELIKNKFSNITIEVQPLNQNEYETLIDAGLYAVLVYQETYHKAEYKKHHPKGRKSNFNYRLETPDRLGKAGIHKIGLGALFGLEDWRADSFFTALHLKYLQKTYWKTKYSISFPRLRPHSGGLEPKVEMTDKDLVQTICAFRLLDEDVELSLSTRESEAFRNHMVHLGITSVSAESKTNPGGYTVDPQTLEQFEISDERPTESIAQMLKQQGLEPVWKDWEYFK
- a CDS encoding TonB-dependent receptor is translated as MKNLFLFLTLLVLSVSANAQQNQVQQDSTSTEKLDEVLVKAVRVDADSPITHSNVSKEELAKRNLGQDIPTLLNYLPSVVTTSDAGAGVGYTSIRVRGSDASRVNVTINGIPYNDAESQGSFWVNLGDFASSTQSLQLQRGVGTSTNGSGAFGASLNVLTDAFSKEAFAEIANSFGSYNTRKHTVKLSTGLINNHFEISGRFSKIDSDGYVDRAFTDLKSYFLQGIYKDGNTLIKALTFGNKEYTYQAWYGLTAEELKEDRRQNPYTYDNETDNYWQDHYQLHWNQRFNNNWSTNIGLNYTKGKGYFEQFKEEESAEDFANLIEDDSDVIVRRWLDNDFYVLNANVTYKNNAIEVISGLSMSSYTGDHFGEVIWGSNLAPNTNIRDHYYDGDATKNDFSIFSKATFKLSDALTGFIDLQGRFVSYKTNGLNSDREEFITDADFSFFNPKLGLTYKTNSNNSLYVSYARANREPNRDDFENGVTENETLNDIELGWRHNTEKVALSTNIYYMFYQNQLVLTGELDDVGSPIRATSGKSYRLGLEVDANIQFCKAFSTSTNVALSSNKNKDFNSTTDVGVVNLGNTTIAYSPELIIGNALNFYPLENLQISLLSKYVGEQYLNNVEDERGVLDDYFINDFNINYEIFTNKIFKSITLSGLVNNMFNKKYVSNAVDYGGGWVYYYPQATTNFLLGVTLKF
- a CDS encoding hydroxymethylpyrimidine/phosphomethylpyrimidine kinase produces the protein MKTHTYILTIAGHDPSGGAGITSDIKTFESHGLYGLSVCTAITIQNDTDFKECIWVEKELIISQVQTLFNRFKIEVVKIGIIKNWKTLSVLLDVLHTLNPDVKIILDPIIKATAGFDFHTTENQDILNTIWKKCYLITPNYDEIQLLYPDKNIEDTIAHIASKTNIYLKGGHRTDKKGTDELYHRGIVMVNILPKAKTVFQKHGSGCVLSSALASNICLNLPLDEAAVASKKYIEAFLNSTQSLLGIHSKIQ